One region of Peribacillus simplex genomic DNA includes:
- a CDS encoding GerAB/ArcD/ProY family transporter, whose protein sequence is MDKSLQVICMGLMSHFGLIFFIYPERIIASTQKGHWEPILIQCVIFILFLWLYLKGLSYFPKQDIIGILKTFGKAFSFTLLFPVLLYLIITTIELVSAYAEVTNIIFLANTPTWAIITLMILISTYIAVKGIETILRTALLIFCIFFPLILLMLSICFQDVDWHNAFPIMDTGFNFFREPPFYTSFFSFAIVFSFLGFIPGKISYNSKKIMFAVFLLIPFFFLSVYLPLLTFGNETASTLLFPFITTLDTVQLQWLMFDRATLFFALSLVTFIMLLTSLLLWQSSIIMSQYFPGLKQKYHIVALSVSILIISLCIPSWQETEKLLWWNTSFRFYILIVLPLIIFLIGVRRKRLS, encoded by the coding sequence TTGGATAAAAGCCTTCAGGTTATATGCATGGGGTTAATGTCTCATTTTGGTCTTATTTTTTTCATTTATCCGGAAAGAATTATTGCCAGCACACAAAAAGGTCACTGGGAACCGATTTTAATTCAATGTGTCATATTTATTCTATTTTTATGGCTGTACCTAAAGGGTCTATCTTATTTTCCAAAACAGGATATTATCGGTATTTTAAAGACCTTCGGTAAAGCTTTTTCTTTCACATTACTTTTTCCTGTTCTTCTTTACTTAATTATAACTACTATTGAACTTGTTAGCGCCTATGCAGAAGTGACCAACATTATCTTTTTAGCGAATACTCCTACATGGGCAATTATTACATTAATGATTCTTATTTCAACTTATATCGCCGTAAAAGGAATCGAAACCATCTTACGTACAGCCTTATTAATATTCTGTATCTTTTTCCCGTTAATCTTACTTATGCTTTCGATTTGCTTTCAAGACGTTGATTGGCATAATGCCTTTCCGATTATGGACACCGGCTTTAATTTTTTTCGAGAACCTCCCTTTTATACCAGTTTTTTTTCTTTCGCCATTGTTTTTTCATTTTTAGGTTTTATTCCTGGAAAAATATCGTATAACTCTAAAAAAATCATGTTTGCAGTCTTTTTGCTTATCCCATTTTTTTTCTTATCCGTTTATTTACCTCTTTTAACCTTTGGAAATGAAACGGCTAGTACGCTGCTTTTTCCCTTTATAACCACATTGGATACAGTTCAGCTTCAATGGCTTATGTTTGACAGGGCAACCTTGTTTTTTGCGTTAAGCCTAGTTACCTTTATCATGTTGCTTACTTCCTTACTTTTATGGCAGTCCTCTATAATAATGAGTCAATATTTCCCGGGATTAAAGCAAAAATATCATATTGTAGCCTTATCTGTTAGCATTCTTATCATTAGCTTATGTATTCCTAGTTGGCAAGAGACTGAGAAGTTGCTATGGTGGAATACTTCTTTCCGATTTTATATTTTAATCGTACTCCCTTTAATTATATTCCTAATCGGTGTAAGGAGAAAAAGACTATCATGA
- a CDS encoding spore germination protein, with product MNSIIVEINEAFKDAEDFFIEPFSLDGEAVLLLGLHSIVNLIKTKEILKKDMDTSEVNHSIKVKRTFFNRKGVEINSEEAIESILQGKLIVYSKEKNIMLLFEPLPKELNRSIQPPANENVLQGPLDSFIEDMSTNIGIVRKKVSSAHLSVKTYTVGSDQKKKLSIVYLDDRADKGVIKKIISHIEMNQHTNILYLQDLCRFMGVRKWEVIPQYNNTEMPLEAVDGLNKGRVIIFVDGFPFALILPHLLWDMFAQANDRNYAYPIMSAIRFLRVVGALITLIFPALYVALVAVNPEILKIELALSIAQSREGIPYPPFVEITIMLLILELIIEASIRLPLSIGPTVTMVGGIVIGQAVVDAKLVSNLLIIIVAATSIANSSVVGFQNALILRLLKYVVVIFASIYGVLGILSGLVFISAYFASREIFGIPYTSLTKGRGGIG from the coding sequence AAGATGCAGAAGACTTTTTCATAGAACCGTTTAGTTTGGATGGTGAAGCAGTCCTTTTACTTGGTTTACATTCAATAGTTAACCTTATAAAAACAAAAGAAATATTAAAAAAAGATATGGATACCAGCGAAGTGAATCATTCAATAAAAGTAAAAAGAACTTTTTTCAACAGAAAAGGTGTTGAAATAAATAGTGAAGAAGCAATAGAGTCTATTCTTCAAGGTAAACTCATTGTTTATTCAAAAGAAAAAAATATAATGTTGCTATTTGAACCACTTCCCAAAGAATTGAATCGGTCAATTCAACCACCGGCTAATGAAAACGTATTACAAGGTCCTTTAGATTCTTTTATTGAAGACATGTCAACAAATATAGGAATAGTGAGAAAAAAAGTTTCCTCTGCTCATCTCTCAGTTAAAACCTATACGGTAGGAAGTGATCAAAAAAAGAAATTATCAATAGTTTATTTGGACGACCGAGCAGATAAAGGTGTGATCAAAAAGATCATTTCACATATTGAAATGAATCAACACACAAATATTCTCTATCTTCAGGATCTTTGTCGTTTTATGGGTGTGCGGAAATGGGAGGTTATCCCTCAGTATAATAACACAGAAATGCCATTGGAAGCAGTAGATGGTTTAAACAAAGGAAGGGTCATTATATTCGTTGACGGTTTTCCCTTTGCGCTTATCTTGCCACATTTATTATGGGATATGTTCGCCCAGGCGAATGACCGTAACTATGCTTACCCAATCATGAGCGCCATCCGATTTTTACGTGTTGTTGGCGCTTTAATTACCCTTATATTTCCAGCTCTCTATGTGGCCCTTGTTGCTGTAAATCCTGAGATATTAAAAATTGAACTGGCTTTATCGATTGCTCAGAGCAGGGAGGGAATACCCTATCCCCCTTTTGTTGAAATTACAATTATGCTCCTTATTTTAGAGTTAATTATTGAAGCGAGTATAAGGCTTCCGCTCAGCATCGGTCCAACGGTAACAATGGTAGGGGGAATTGTCATCGGACAAGCAGTAGTAGACGCAAAGTTGGTTAGCAACCTGTTAATTATCATTGTAGCAGCAACCTCGATAGCGAATTCAAGCGTTGTAGGGTTTCAAAATGCGTTAATCCTGCGCTTACTTAAATATGTAGTTGTTATTTTTGCTTCAATCTATGGTGTGTTGGGCATATTATCCGGTCTGGTATTCATAAGCGCTTACTTTGCAAGTCGAGAGATATTTGGAATTCCATACACTAGTTTAACTAAGGGGAGGGGGGGAATTGGATAA